Proteins from a genomic interval of Cydia amplana chromosome 8, ilCydAmpl1.1, whole genome shotgun sequence:
- the LOC134650564 gene encoding cuticle protein 7-like, translating into MIAKVILICALISMARGGLIAAPHGALSSSSLVLGGLGHGLAAPALGVGYGHGGVVAHGAAYGLAHGTPYGLAHAAAPVEIYAHPRYTFNYGVADGHTGDQKSQWESRDGDVVKGQYSLVEPDGTVRTVNYSADDHNGFNAVVSRQGHAAHPAVHAAPAVLAAPAYGHGLLHG; encoded by the exons GTGATCCTCATATGTGCGCTGATCAGCATGGCACGTGGAGGCCTGATCGCGGCCCCTCACGGCGCGCTGTCCTCCTCGAGCCTGGTGTTAGGAGGCCTAGGCCATGGGCTGGCCGCCCCGGCGCTGGGAGTGGGATATG GACACGGCGGCGTGGTCGCGCACGGGGCGGCGTACGGCCTGGCGCACGGAACGCCGTACGGCCTGGCGCACGCCGCAGCCCCTGTTGAAATCTAT GCCCACCCCCGTTACACATTCAACTACGGTGTCGCCGACGGCCACACGGGCGACCAGAAGAGCCAGTGGGAGTCCCGCGATGGCGACGTGGTGAAGGGCCAGTACTCGCTGGTGGAGCCTGACGGCACCGTGCGCACCGTCAACTATTCAGCTGATGACCATAATGG ATTCAACGCAGTGGTGAGCAGACAAGGGCACGCCGCACACCCCGCCGTGCACGCCGCCCCCGCCGTCCTCGCCGCCCCCGCCTACGGACACGGCCTCCTCCACGGCTAA
- the LOC134650297 gene encoding cuticle protein 7-like, with translation MFNKIVIFAAALAAVCAQQHGHGQEHHGHAVSSQSFVIHQVHHEHKDHHAAPVHHAPHHEQLVAVHHAAPVHHFAPVHHEHQNEEHHDYYAHPKYEFSYKVEDPHTGDRKSQHESRDGDVVKGVYSLHEADGSVRTVEYNSDKHSGFNAYVKHSEPIKHVQPHHYHH, from the exons ATGTTCAACAAA ATCGTCATCTTCGCGGCGGCGTTAGCAGCGGTGTGTGCCCAACAGCACGGACATGGTCAAGAACACCACGGCCACGCCGTGTCCTCCCAGTCCTTCGTGATCCACCAAGTACACCACGAGCACAAGGACCACCATGCCGCCCCTGTACATCACGCTCCCCATCACGAGCAACTCGTGGCTGTGCACCATGCTGCCCCCGTACACCACTTTGCTCCAGTCCACCACGAACACCAGAATGAGGAACATCATGATTACTAT GCGCACCCCAAATACGAGTTCTCGTACAAGGTGGAGGATCCCCACACCGGTGACCGCAAGTCCCAGCACGAGTCCCGCGACGGCGACGTCGTGAAGGGCGTCTATAGCCTGCACGAGGCTGATGGTTCCGTCCGCACTGTTGAATACAACTCTGACAAGCACAGCGG TTTCAACGCGTACGTGAAACACTCGGAACCCATCAAGCATGTCCAGCcccatcattatcatcattaa
- the LOC134650259 gene encoding histidine-rich protein PFHRP-II-like, with the protein MISKVLIVAVALAAVCAQEHYQHGHGQEQGHGHGHGHAVSSQSFVLHQVHHPRQESAHHNSYGHQAPAHHESHHAAPIHHSVQVHHAPVHNEHQAQQEQQIHHAPAYEQVQVQHAPAHHEHVVQVHHAVPEHHATYEHHGASVHHAPAQHEQVVQVQHAAPVHHSAPVQHVAPVYHTVQVAPAHQEHHKEQHHEEEHHDYYAHPKYEFSYKVEDPHTGDRKSQHESRDGDVVKGVYSLHEADGSIRTVEYDSDKHSGFNAYVKHSEPSKHIQPQQHQYHH; encoded by the exons ATGATCTCTAAA GTCCTAATCGTTGCTGTGGCCTTAGCGGCGGTGTGTGCTCAGGAGCACTACCAGCACGGACATGGCCAGGAGCAAGGGCATGGCCACGGACACGGACACGCTGTGTCCTCTCAGTCCTTCGTGCTCCACCAAGTCCACCATCCTCGCCAGGAGTCTGCTCACCATAACTCTTACGGACACCAAGCTCCCGCTCACCACGAATCGCACCACGCCGCTCCCATTCATCATTCCGTCCAAGTGCACCATGCTCCCGTCCACAATGAACACCAAGCCCAACAGGAGCAGCAAATTCACCACGCCCCCGCCTACGAGCAAGTTCAAGTGCAACACGCTCCCGCCCACCACGAGCACGTAGTCCAAGTGCACCACGCTGTGCCCGAGCACCACGCTACTTACGAGCATCATGGCGCCTCCGTCCACCACGCTCCCGCTCAGCATGAGCAAGTTGTCCAAGTACAGCACGCCGCCCCCGTCCACCACTCCGCTCCCGTCCAACACGTTGCCCCCGTCTACCACACCGTCCAAGTTGCTCCCGCTCACCAGGAACATCACAAGGAACAACACCATGAGGAGGAGCACCATGATTACTAT gctcaccccaaatacgagttCTCATACAAGGTGGAGGACCCCCACACCGGCGACCGCAAGTCCCAGCACGAGTCCCGCGACGGCGACGTCGTGAAGGGCGTCTACAGCCTGCACGAGGCCGATGGCTCCATCCGCACCGTCGAATACGACTCTGACAAGCACAGCGG tTTCAACGCGTACGTCAAGCACTCCGAGCCCTCCAAACACATCCAGCCCCAGCAGCACCAATACCATCATTAA
- the LOC134650216 gene encoding uncharacterized protein LOC134650216: protein MIFNLKNPKNKRVGVLTVDELTESFKFLCLIAQKQSFQDEYEMLTKSKPLSSKSKILKLSPFLDNDKVIRVGGRIDASDYPYEKKHQILLHASHRLSKLIFANVHIKHMHAPPQLLLSLVKETVWPINGRRLAQRTVNNCMRCRRARGQTLTPKMGNLPAQRINADFPFISVGLDFAGPFYILNRKGRGAKLIKCYLCLFVCLRYKCLHLEAVSDLTKNAFIMTLRRFIARRGKPAEIFCDNGRNFVSAAKEIGQFIKANQEPMSDFANQEYIKFIFTPTYAPHFGGIWEAGVKSAKHHIKRVIGNSHLTFEEIGTLFAQVEAILNSRPLCPMSTSPDDLLSLSPGHFLIGRPLTALPSPALENRQEMSLQRYARIEKIRQHFWNRWQREYISELQERTKWRTNTAKLNLGDLVLLHEDHVPPLCWRLGRVTRLFPGADGVARVADVTTTKGCVRRPLVRLCPLPSPEDLKF from the coding sequence ATGATATTTAATCTAAAAAATCCTAAAAATAAACGAGTAGGTGTTTTAACTGTTGACGAGTTGACAGAATCGTTTAAATTTCTCTGTTTAATCGCTCAAAAACAATCGTTCCAAGATGAGTACGAGATGCTTACTAAATCTAAGCCGTTAAGCTCTAAATCTAAAATATTAAAGCTTTCACCTTTTTTAGATAACGACAAGGTGATTAGGGTTGGCGGTCGAATCGATGCATCTGATTATCCGTATGAAAAGAAGCACCAAATTTTGCTTCACGCATCTCATCGTTTATCAAAACTTATATTTGCCAATGTGCACATAAAACATATGCACGCGCCTCCTCAATTATTGTTGTCTCTTGTTAAGGAAACCGTATGGCCTATAAATGGAAGACGCCTTGCTCAGCGCACAGTAAACAATTGCATGCGATGCAGGCGTGCTCGCGGTCAGACTCTGACCCCAAAAATGGGAAATCTCCCAGCTCAGAGAATAAATGCGGATTTTCCGTTTATATCAGTAGGTTTAGATTTTGCGGGACCTTTCTATATTTTAAATAGGAAGGGTCGAGGtgctaaattaataaaatgctatttatgtttatttgtgtgtttacgcTATAAATGTTTGCACTTAGAAGCGGTTAGTGATCTAACAAAAAATGCTTTCATAATGACGCTTAGGAGGTTCATTGCGCGAAGGGGCAAGCCTGCGGAAATATTCTGTGACAATGGTCGAAATTTTGTCTCCGCGGCTAAAGAAATAGGTCAATTCATAAAAGCTAATCAGGAACCTATGTCTGATTTTGCGAATCAAGAATACATAAAGTTCATATTCACTCCAACTTACGCACCTCACTTCGGCGGTATCTGGGAGGCCGGAGTAAAATCCGCAAAGCACCATATAAAACGTGTAATAGGCAATAGCCATTTGACATTTGAGGAAATAGGAACTCTATTTGCGCAAGTGGAAGCGATTCTAAACAGTCGTCCCTTGTGCCCCATGTCTACGTCCCCTGACGACCTCCTTTCCCTCTCTCCAGGGCACTTCTTAATCGGAAGACCACTGACTGCACTGCCGTCGCCTGCACTGGAGAACCGCCAGGAGATGTCTCTTCAACGTTATGCTAGGATAGAAAAGATACGCCAGCATTTTTGGAATAGATGGCAGAGAGAATATATATCCGAATTACAAGAGAGAACCAAATGGAGAACAAACACTGCCAAACTTAATTTGGGCGACTTGGTTCTGCTCCACGAAGATCACGTCCCTCCGCTATGCTGGCGCCTTGGAAGGGTTACGCGCTTGTTCCCGGGAGCCGACGGTGTTGCCAGGGTTGCAGACGTAACCACCACAAAGGGATGCGTACGACGACCACTCGTTCGCCTCTGCCCTCTACCATCGCCGGAGGACTTGAAGTTTTGA
- the LOC134650448 gene encoding histidine-rich glycoprotein-like codes for MATPGGYGHDVRSNKFNQFALVTSAVYIELMTMLIQQFHRGSERRRIEMLAKALILALAVGASYCQEQHYALKTLVRHEQPQEYVHHQAPEHSTHKEPAPIYEVQYQTVPESQEQAVSSQASHHQPSADHEMQLTSAKEAEPAYVYVQQEKQPVHFHHGISLQSLYKHAAAAHKVPATHKYQAHHEPSHYVSHYNHEALSHHHAAQQHAPEHYAAQQHAPEHHAAQQHAPEHHAASHHAAHSEETHEEPIDYYAHPKYQYEYKVEDPHTGDSKFQHEVRDGDVVKGVYSFQEADGSIRTVEYTSDKHTGFNAVVKHTAPSHHAHVKQHHEN; via the exons ATGGCAACGCCAGGCGGTTACGGACATGATGTCCGCAGTAACAAATTCAATCAATTCGCTCTTGTAACATCTGCGGTATATATTGAGCTTATGACTATGCTAATTCAACAGTTCCACCGCGGAAGTGAAAGAAGAAGGATCGAAATGTTAGCTAAA GCTTTAATCCTTGCTCTTGCCGTTGGGGCATCCTACTGTCAGGAGCAACACTACGCTCTCAAAACGTTAGTGCGCCATGAACAACCTCAGGAATATGTTCACCACCAAGCTCCAGAGCATTCGACGCACAAGGAACCAGCCCCCATCTACGAAGTGCAATATCAAACTGTTCCAGAGAGCCAGGAACAGGCCGTGTCATCGCAAGCCAGTCATCACCAACCTTCTGCTGATCATGAAATGCAGTTGACCAGCGCGAAAGAAGCTGAACCAGCGTACGTTTACGTACAGCAGGAAAAGCAGCCAGTCCATTTCCACCATGGAATTTCCCTTCAATCACTATACAAGCACGCTGCTGCTGCTCATAAAGTTCCTGCCACGCATAAATACCAAGCTCACCATGAGCCATCACACTACGTGTCGCACTACAACCACGAAGCTCTAAGCCATCACCACGCGGCTCAGCAACATGCCCCTGAGCATTACGCTGCTCAGCAACATGCCCCTGAGCATCACGCTGCTCAGCAACATGCCCCTGAGCATCACGCTGCATCCCACCACGCTGCCCATTCCGAGGAAACCCATGAAGAGCCTATCGACTATTAC GCGCACCCTAAGTACCAGTATGAGTACAAAGTAGAGGACCCGCACACCGGAGACAGCAAGTTCCAGCATGAAGTACGTGACGGAGATGTCGTGAAGGGCGTCTACAGCTTCCAGGAGGCCGATGGCTCCATCAGGACTGTGGAATACACCTCCGACAAGCATACCGG ATTCAACGCGGTTGTGAAGCACACGGCGCCGAGTCATCACGCGCACGTCAAGCAACATCATGAGAACTAA
- the LOC134650450 gene encoding uncharacterized protein LOC134650450 has product SLSSLSSSSSSVSSNAQVPNYVLPTPEEVEKLPPPVVRTHIPSEPAPVHQNQEPPVPVQHYFTPVNFQAKPLQPVLQPIPVLQQTVSVHHQAPVEQSVSLHYQPAPAIQTVSVHHRPTIQYESAPLHHPVHHFSAPLHHEIASVQHEVHLPQHEEHHEDYYAYPKYEFEYKVEDPHTGDKKSQHESRDGDVVKGYYSLHEADGSVRTVEYSADKHNGFNANVKNDHHHSHH; this is encoded by the exons TCTCTCTCGTcactctcatcatcatcatcatctgttTCATCTAATGCACAAGTTCCTAATTACGTCCTTCCTACTCCGGAAGAAGTTGAAAAACTACCGCCTCCAGTAGTCCGCACCCACATACCTTCCGAGCCCGCCCCCGTTCACCAAAACCAGGAACCTCCGGTTCCTGTTCAACATTACTTTACACCTGTCAACTTCCAAGCCAAACCTCTCCAGCCAGTGCTTCAGCCCATTCCTGTGCTTCAGCAAACAGTATCCGTGCATCACCAAGCTCCTGTCGAACAATCGGTGTCCCTGCACTATCAACCCGCCCCGGCAATCCAAACAGTATCCGTGCACCATCGACCTACGATTCAATATGAGTCCGCTCCATTACATCATCCTGTGCATCATTTCTCCGCTCCTCTGCATCATGAGATTGCTTCAGTTCAACATGAAGTGCACCTACCTCAACATGAAGAGCACCATGAAGATTATTAC gCGTACCCTAAATACGAGTTCGAGTACAAGGTGGAGGACCCGCACACCGGCGACAAGAAGTCCCAGCACGAGTCCCGCGACGGCGACGTCGTGAAGGGCTACTACAGCCTGCACGAGGCCGACGGTTCTGTTCGTACTGTCGAATATTCAGCTGACAAGCACAACGG attcaaCGCGAATGTGAAGAATGACCACCACCACAGCCATCACTAA